A region of Alteromonadaceae bacterium 2753L.S.0a.02 DNA encodes the following proteins:
- a CDS encoding flagellin — translation MPLVINTNVSALNAQRQLVNSGNEMSQAMERLASGKRINTARDDAAGLAISNRQTSQIRGLNQAIRNANDGVSLIQTAEGALDEVTNILQRMRELSIQSANGIYSDVDRATLDAEAQQLKAEVDRIAQSTTFNGQPLLDGSLSDVALQVGSEAYQTIDLSIQGFSASSLGNNSGDYVGEALTASTAAGALTLFQTVAANVLEINDVAISSLTAATSVNDALDIINGDLDGKGAEATTLVSVVADTAGNGVLPVGTNFEFSLVDGDGNQQDYIITDTSSMDELVAKINDSTAVTAKLNSDGKLVLTAENATLISITTDQTAATGTVVTTSFSLVLTDTSNANRGVKLEAGTAMTGTIQDNLGLNLQDNNENWLGLTVTATAAINAGDLIINGVEIGSIEAGSDAAGQVDLTIAAINEFSDETGVVAYEVATDQIGLRSASQEPIQIKYGDGAANSGADVRTITGFQEMNSAEGTGSVAGIKIDTAAGAQAAIDVIDTALEQINSTRSDLGAINNRLDFTMSNLANVSEKTSAARSRIVDADFAKETSELSRAQVLQQASQAMLAQANAQPQQVLQLLQG, via the coding sequence ATGCCTTTAGTTATTAACACCAATGTCTCTGCGCTGAATGCACAGCGGCAGCTTGTTAATTCCGGTAATGAAATGAGTCAGGCTATGGAGCGACTTGCGTCTGGTAAACGAATAAATACTGCTCGTGATGATGCTGCAGGCTTGGCGATTTCAAACCGACAAACATCCCAGATACGCGGGCTAAACCAAGCCATTAGAAATGCAAATGATGGTGTCTCTCTCATTCAAACAGCGGAAGGTGCTCTGGATGAGGTTACCAACATTTTACAGCGTATGCGTGAGCTATCTATTCAATCTGCGAACGGAATTTATTCCGACGTTGATAGAGCGACACTGGATGCGGAAGCTCAACAGTTGAAAGCAGAAGTGGATCGTATTGCACAGAGCACCACATTTAATGGGCAGCCATTGTTAGATGGTAGTTTGAGTGATGTGGCGCTACAGGTCGGCTCTGAGGCTTATCAAACCATTGACCTTTCCATTCAGGGCTTTAGCGCCAGTTCGCTAGGCAACAATTCCGGCGATTACGTTGGCGAGGCGCTTACAGCTTCAACGGCGGCGGGCGCGTTAACGCTGTTCCAAACCGTCGCCGCCAATGTTTTGGAAATTAATGATGTTGCTATCAGCAGCCTAACAGCAGCGACGTCTGTCAATGATGCCCTGGATATTATTAATGGGGATCTGGATGGTAAAGGCGCAGAAGCTACCACACTGGTTTCTGTAGTGGCGGATACTGCCGGCAATGGCGTGTTGCCAGTCGGTACTAATTTTGAGTTCAGTTTGGTAGATGGTGATGGTAATCAACAGGATTACATTATAACCGACACTTCATCCATGGATGAACTGGTGGCTAAAATCAATGACTCAACCGCAGTCACCGCTAAATTGAATTCAGATGGCAAGCTGGTACTCACCGCGGAAAATGCGACTTTAATCAGTATTACCACTGATCAAACAGCAGCGACGGGTACAGTGGTGACCACCAGTTTTAGCTTGGTGTTAACCGATACCAGCAATGCCAATCGCGGAGTAAAACTAGAGGCAGGTACTGCAATGACGGGTACCATCCAGGATAATCTTGGGTTGAACCTGCAGGATAACAACGAAAACTGGCTCGGCCTTACAGTAACTGCGACCGCCGCGATAAACGCGGGTGATTTGATAATTAACGGTGTCGAAATTGGCTCCATTGAAGCCGGCTCTGATGCAGCAGGCCAAGTGGATTTAACCATTGCCGCGATTAACGAATTTTCCGATGAAACCGGCGTAGTCGCCTACGAAGTTGCAACAGATCAAATCGGTTTACGCTCTGCCTCGCAAGAGCCTATTCAAATTAAATACGGCGACGGCGCTGCAAATAGCGGTGCGGATGTGCGTACCATTACGGGATTTCAGGAAATGAATTCCGCGGAAGGTACAGGTTCAGTAGCTGGAATTAAAATTGATACAGCCGCAGGTGCTCAAGCGGCGATTGATGTAATTGATACGGCCTTAGAGCAAATTAACTCAACGCGTTCGGATCTTGGAGCTATTAACAATCGACTTGATTTTACCATGAGCAATCTGGCAAACGTTTCCGAAAAAACCTCGGCGGCACGTTCACGTATTGTCGATGCCGATTTTGCCAAGGAAACCTCAGAACTGAGCCGTGCGCAAGTATTGCAACAGGCCTCCCAAGCTATGTTGGCTCAGGCGAACGCGCAACCTCAGCAGGTGTTGCAGTTGCTGCAAGGTTAA